The nucleotide window CCTTGCTTTAGACTCACCCCTGAGCAAGAACAGATGACTAAGGAAATTGTTGCTAATGAGTTAGCCAAAAGAAAGCATATGGCTGAACTCTACAAGAAGAAGAGAGATGAACAGCTCAAAGCAGCAGGGTATAATCTGGAtgctgagaaagctgctgtGATTGCTTCTCTAGCTACTGAAATTGAAGAACAAACAGTTAAGGAAGGAACTGCTTTGTTAAAACAGGCTCTGAAAGCTAAAAACGTTTCAGGAGCAAAACCTTCAGAACCAGCATCAGAAGCTACTAGATCAGAAGCTCATCCTTCAGGTATTTCTTCAGATCCAAAAGCTAAATTCAATGTTCAGACTTTTAACCTTCCATCATCaccctcttcatcttcatccacTAACTCAGATGACATTCCTCTGAGTCAGCGCATCAAACATTGTCTACCAAACTTCAAACCTTCAAAAACAACCCCTTCTGATATCCCAGACTATGATCAAATGCAAATCAATTTCTCTCAACAGAGGATAAAAATCTGTGAGAAATTGCCTGCTGATCATTTCTTCCAACCACCTATCATAGAACCTTTAAATATCCAACAACCAGAAACAAATACAACACCACAAAAAGCCTCTAAAGTAGCTTCAGAAGCAGCCACTTCAGAAGACCCCCAACAACATCAAACCTCAACCCTTCATAACCTAGAAAAACACTTAGGAGGTGAGATGCAACCAACccctacaaaggcctctaaaacagtacctgaaaagactgtcttagAAAATCAACAATCAAATACCCAACCTGAAACCTCAACCAGCCAAGAGCAAagtgttcctgaacaagttgtTTCTGACCAAGAGCAAAatgttcctgaacaagttgcCTCTGACCTACCCCAAACTAACCCTGAACAACAAACAGAAAATCTTAACCATTCACCAACTCATAATGAAACAACTCCTGAGCAACACACTACTTCTGACCAACCATCTTCATCTCACACAAAATCCATTCCAAA belongs to Medicago truncatula cultivar Jemalong A17 chromosome 6, MtrunA17r5.0-ANR, whole genome shotgun sequence and includes:
- the LOC112418436 gene encoding transcriptional regulator DEF1-like, encoding MHYIREHFERTQVKISLKEVPEQMYGGALPVAKSRKTKSKALTKEDYLVEEALRKSSKRTNNADKDSVAAPKPKRTKTVKTESSTVSASEEVIQKKRNKEPEVQDAAREATLQAIRSKRAKGERSVKERIKEAAEQLRREEEDPSLKKAQKPVSLETPCFRLTPEQEQMTKEIVANELAKRKHMAELYKKKRDEQLKAAGYNLDAEKAAVIASLATEIEEQTVKEGTALLKQALKAKNVSGAKPSEPASEATRSEAHPSGISSDPKAKFNVQTFNLPSSPSSSSSTNSDDIPLSQRIKHCLPNFKPSKTTPSDIPDYDQMQINFSQQRIKICEKLPADHFFQPPIIEPLNIQQPETNTTPQKASKVASEAATSEDPQQHQTSTLHNLEKHLGGEMQPTPTKASKTVPEKTVLENQQSNTQPETSTSQEQSVPEQVVSDQEQNVPEQVASDLPQTNPEQQTENLNHSPTHNETTPEQHTTSDQPSSSHTKSIPKPMPIPDTILESEYIDEELQRFSDEIQGLILLRKVPSPSIHYIDQWMNLKAGLMKDFTEMLELISEKCITTQAEMLKKQLEDLHSAEKETEEDSLLLIANAPFFPESDYVSRGDRILQGMKRRLKAKNEEVQKVKQKSDTLEEVVNKQAEELKNQSEQIKYLMEQVSKLAKP